The genome window ACGCATTACTATGATCAGCTCAGCAGAGCAACCGAGCGAAGCTGAACTGTCCGACATTCATGGAGGAAGTAATGAACGACAAACGTTTTCCCATCCCGGTTATGGTTACTCTTGGAGCTGCCGGTCAACGAGCGGTCTCCAGCGTTTGGGAAGCGATAGAATGCCTGCGAACGTACTGGCCTTCCAAGAAAGGCCCAAGCTACCGACGAGCCCTGCAGGCTTGCCTCGATGCGCTCGATGGCTGGAAGCCCGCGCACAAGGCGCGTCATGCCTTTATCAGCGCCGCACGTGAAGCGGGTGTCTTTCTCGATACAAGATTGCATTAACAGGAACCGGGCGGCTGTTTTAGCCGCCCTTTTCCTTCCGATCAGCGGACATAGGCGCGTGCCCGCGGCCGCCTTTCATTCATTTCATGACTGAAGATCGCCGGTGGCAAGGGTGCCAGCTGACGAATGATATCCGCGCCCTTTTCGCCCATCATCACCGTCGGGGCATTCGTATTGCATGACGGGACACGCGGCATCACCGAGCTATCGCAAACACGCAAGCCCTCAAGCCCCCGAACTTTCAGCTCCAGGTCCACGACAGCCATGGCGTCCGTACCCATCTTGCATGTTCCAACTGGATGGTGGTCTGTCTTGGCATTTGCGCAGCCATAATCGAAGAGTTCTTCATCGGAATTGTACTTCGGTCCTGGCAGGCGCTCGGCCATGACGAAAGGCTTCAATGCCGCCTGACTCATGATCTCGCGGGCAATTTTCAAACCCTCTATCGACATTTTGCGGTCGTGCGGGTCGCTCCAGTAATTGGGATCGATCAGCGGCGCCGCGGCAGGATCATTCGACTGGAGACGGACCGTGCCGCGGGAGCGCGGGTGGAGATAGGCGGAATTCAGCGTTACGCCGGCATTTTTCAACCGTTCGACGCCAGCCTCGATGCCGGAGCCAAGCCCCAGATGAAACTGGATATCCGGCGAACGCGCTTCTGGATCGGCGTACCAGAAGCCGCCCGTTTCGAACAAGCTCGATGCCACAGGACCGGAACGGAATAGCACATATTGCAGGCCAGCCCACAAGGTCCGATGCAACTTGGCGACGCCATCGTAGGTGTGGTCGCCCGTGCATTCGCAAATGACGAACAAGTCGAGGTGATCCTGCATGTTTTCGCCGACCCCCGGCAGATCGTGCATAACCGGCACGCCGACACTTTTCAGATGATCGGCAGGACCGATGCCAGATTGCAGCAGAAGCTTTGGTGAGCCGATCGCTCCGGAACTCACCAGAACTTCGCGGTTCGCCCGAACAATCTCCCGCGAACTGCCGTTGATAATCTCTACCCCGGCGGCGCACTTGCCCTCCACGACGATTTTCGACACCTGCGCGCCCATGCGGACCGTCAGATTTTTCCGACCCCTGATCGGTGCGAGATAGGCCATCGACGCCGAAGAACGGCGGTGGTTGCGCTGGGTCAGCTGGTAAAAACCAACGCCCGCCTGCTGCTGGCCGTTGAAATCATGGTTGTAGGGAATTCCAAGTTCCTGCCCCGCTCTGATATAGGCGTCGCAGATCGGCAATGTGGCTGCAGGCATCGAAACGCCGAGAGGCCCGCCATAGGAATGATAGTCATCAGCGAAACGCTGATTGTCTTCGGCGCGTTTGAAATAGGGCAGGACATCGCGATAGCTCCACCCCGCACAACCTTCCTCTCGCGCCCACAAATCGTAATCGGTTGCATTTCCGCGCGTATAAAGCTGCGCATTGATGCTTGACCCGCCGCCGATCACCTTGGCTTGCGTATAGCGAAGAACGCGATTTTTCATATGTTTCTGCGGCAAGGTTGACCAGCCCCAGCTCGCCACGCCCTTGGTCATCTTGGCAAAGCCGGCTGGCATGTGGAACAGTGGATTCCAGTCGCCGCCGCCTGCCTCAAGCAAGAGGACCGAAACCGCTGGGTCTTCACTCAGACGGTTGGCAAGAACGCAGCCCGCGGGTCCAGCGCCAGTGATGATATAATCATACGTCATGTCTATAGCCTGCTGATTGAGAGAGCGCCGTCGGCATTGATGACGGAGCCCGTGGCAAAATTGAAATCACCGCTGGCGAGAGCTGCAACAATGCGGCCGAGATCGTCTGGTTCCCCCCAGCGCTTCATCGGCACAAGACCCTCAGCGATCAGCTTGTCATATTTTGCGGCGGCAGCCGACGTCATATCGGAGCGAATGATGCCAGGGCGCACATCGAAAACACTGATGCCCTGATCTGCCAATCGCAATGCCAGGCCTTGCGCGAAGGCAGCCAGCGCCGCTTTGGTCATGCAGTAATCGAGCCGCTCCGGCGAGGTCATTTCGGCGGATACTGACGTGACATTGATGATCGAGCGGGGTGCCGTTTCGTTCTTGTGCGTCAACATCGCTCGCAGCGCAGCTTGCGTGAAAAACACCGTGCCCCGCAGGTTGATAGAAAAGATAACATCATAGTTAGCTGGCTTAAGATCAAGAAAATCGCCGCGCACTTTAGAGCCTATACCGGCATTGTTTACGAGGCAATCAATCCGGCCGAAGGCATCCACGACTGCCTGGATGGTCTGTTCATGTCCTGTAAGGTCAGCAATATCCGCGGCCAGGAACAATACCTTTGCTCCCA of Phyllobacterium zundukense contains these proteins:
- a CDS encoding DUF982 domain-containing protein, producing the protein MNDKRFPIPVMVTLGAAGQRAVSSVWEAIECLRTYWPSKKGPSYRRALQACLDALDGWKPAHKARHAFISAAREAGVFLDTRLH
- a CDS encoding GMC family oxidoreductase yields the protein MTYDYIITGAGPAGCVLANRLSEDPAVSVLLLEAGGGDWNPLFHMPAGFAKMTKGVASWGWSTLPQKHMKNRVLRYTQAKVIGGGSSINAQLYTRGNATDYDLWAREEGCAGWSYRDVLPYFKRAEDNQRFADDYHSYGGPLGVSMPAATLPICDAYIRAGQELGIPYNHDFNGQQQAGVGFYQLTQRNHRRSSASMAYLAPIRGRKNLTVRMGAQVSKIVVEGKCAAGVEIINGSSREIVRANREVLVSSGAIGSPKLLLQSGIGPADHLKSVGVPVMHDLPGVGENMQDHLDLFVICECTGDHTYDGVAKLHRTLWAGLQYVLFRSGPVASSLFETGGFWYADPEARSPDIQFHLGLGSGIEAGVERLKNAGVTLNSAYLHPRSRGTVRLQSNDPAAAPLIDPNYWSDPHDRKMSIEGLKIAREIMSQAALKPFVMAERLPGPKYNSDEELFDYGCANAKTDHHPVGTCKMGTDAMAVVDLELKVRGLEGLRVCDSSVMPRVPSCNTNAPTVMMGEKGADIIRQLAPLPPAIFSHEMNERRPRARAYVR
- a CDS encoding 3-ketoacyl-ACP reductase, with protein sequence MKPVALVTGARRGIGLGIARALAAKGFDLAITDIVRDEASDAAVRTLEALGAKVLFLAADIADLTGHEQTIQAVVDAFGRIDCLVNNAGIGSKVRGDFLDLKPANYDVIFSINLRGTVFFTQAALRAMLTHKNETAPRSIINVTSVSAEMTSPERLDYCMTKAALAAFAQGLALRLADQGISVFDVRPGIIRSDMTSAAAAKYDKLIAEGLVPMKRWGEPDDLGRIVAALASGDFNFATGSVINADGALSISRL